One genomic window of Diospyros lotus cultivar Yz01 chromosome 8, ASM1463336v1, whole genome shotgun sequence includes the following:
- the LOC127807204 gene encoding non-specific lipid transfer protein GPI-anchored 11-like: MAAGKDLSNSPTPSPFPSPSMSPAPSEYCSTLIYNMVDCVTYLAVGSKDTEPEPSCCAGLKEVVSVDAECICEALQSSIDLGFAIDMNKALSLPSACSLSVPNLSTCNPNPSPLVPEPASAPESPIAPAPGSGGGGGGAGESPASSPVNSGVDDHSSAVHYSFLVLMLFLYFCSYYN; encoded by the exons ATGGCTGCGGGCAAGGATCTGAGCAACTCACCTACGCCTTCCCCTTTTCCGTCTCCATCAATGTCGCCGGCGCCCAGCGAGTACTGCTCGACTCTGATATACAACATGGTGGACTGCGTCACGTATCTGGCCGTCGGAAGCAAAGATACGGAGCCGGAACCGTCGTGTTGCGCCGGCCTGAAAGAGGTCGTCTCCGTCGACGCCGAATGCATATGCGAGGCCTTGCAAAGCAGCATCGATCTGGGCTTCGCCATTGACATGAACAAGGCCTTGTCGCTGCCTTCTGCTTGCTCCCTCTCCGTTCCCAATCTCAGTACCTGCAACC CTAATCCTTCACCCCTGGTACCCGAACCCGCCTCAGCCCCAGAATCTCCGATTGCCCCGGCCCCGGGAAGcggcggcggaggaggaggagccgGTGAATCTCCGGCGTCATCTCCCGTGAATTCCGGCGTAGATGATCACTCCTCGGCTGTTCATTACAGTTTTCTGGTTCTTAtgttgtttctttatttttgttcatattataACTAG